In Fusarium oxysporum Fo47 chromosome XII, complete sequence, one DNA window encodes the following:
- a CDS encoding S-adenosyl-L-methionine-dependent methyltransferase — MSDQDRIEQALASVVAAPATLQLLRELHSEALAEPAYVSTDSQPASAALDRFVALEPEKCAIVYLLLRASGATNIVEAGTSFGVSTIYLALAAKQNALLKNVSAKVIATENESTKAIRAQENWKRSDSSDDVSGCIDLREGDLKETLKTDLPEPIDFLLLDIWSALALPTLQVVQPRLKKGAMIVADNIISSAAGYTDLVDYLSDKNNGFRTTTAPYDGGLLIAVYTG, encoded by the exons ATGTCCGATCAAGACAGGATCGAGCAGGCTTTGGCCTCCGTCGTTGCAGCCCCAGCAACTCTACAACTCCTGCGAGAGCTGCACAGCGAAGCGCTGGCTGAGCCCGCCTACGTTAGTACAGACAGTCAACCAGCATCTGCTGCTCTGGACCGATTCGTTGCGCTAGAGCCTGAGAAGTGCGCTATAGTGTACCTTCTATTGAGAGCTTCCGGGGCTACCAACATTGTGGAAGCGGGTACTTCATTCGGTGTCAGCACCATCTACCTTGCCCTTGCGGCAAAACAGAACGCCTTGCTTAAGAATGTCAGTGCGAAGGTAATCGCAACCGAGAATGAATCTACGAAAGCTATCCGGGCCCAGGAAAATTGGAAAAGATCTGATTCAAGCGATGATGTAAGCGGTTGCATTGATCTTCGTGAAGGCGATCTCAAGGAGACATTGAAAACTGATCTCCCTGAACCCATtgattttcttcttttggacA TCTGGTCGGCATTGGCTCTTCCCACCCTCCAGGTCGTTCAGCCTCGGCTGAAGAAGGGTGCTATGATTGTTGCAGATAACATTATATCCAGCGCAGCAGGATATACGGACCTCGTGGATTATCTGTCAGACAAGAACAACGGGTTTCGTACTACAACTGCGCCTTATGATGGCGGCCTTCTCATCGCCGTGTACACGGGATAA
- a CDS encoding major facilitator superfamily domain-containing protein, with protein MTSKLDGLSFQDSRTPNHWSEIPLHDQLPQAANQDAVLDTFDETFRVEFEGDHDPFSPRNMPLLNKWLIVMVVCTATICVTCTSSIYTTTYTQLERDFSATRISSVLGLSTFVLGIAFGPLLTGPLSEHYGRRLIYLVSWSMFVIWTIPSALAQNMLTLIITRFFNGFFGSAFLSVAGGTVGDIFSRDQLQRPMVLVSLAPFIGPSIGPLLGGFINSYLHWRWTYYLILVWATILLIGVAFVPETFHPIVLRIKARKLRSETGDDRYWVSCGQMNKTRWKTVALTLMRPFQLFFLEPMCLCLNLYSATLLGILYLFFGTLPQIFRTNHGMNLWQSGLTFLGIIAGMIVAAATNPVWIRIRFWLLDKHKGTRAYGHSHPEYQLPPAIAGGALIPIGLFWFAWTTQGNVHWLVPVMGSSLFGCGVILVFNGIFTFLVEAYSNYAASALASNSFARASIAAAFPLIQLPMYDKLGYHWGTSVLAFMTVAMMPFPWLFFKYGKSLRRKSRFAS; from the exons ATGACGTCCAAACTTGACGGGTTGAGTTTCCAAGATAGCAGGACTCCGAATCATTGGAGCGAAATTCCACTACATGACCAACTTCCCCAGGCTGCAAACCAAGATGCTGTCTTGGACACATTTGACGAGACGTTCAGGGTTGAGTTTGAAGGCGACCATGATCCCTTTTCTCCAAGGAACATGCCGCTCCTCAACAAGTGGTTGATCGTGATGGTCGTATGTACAGCAACTATATGTGT AACCTGCACCAGTTCAATCTACACGACTACATACACCCAACTCGAGCGCGACTTTTCCGCAACGAGGATATCATCTGTTCTCGGTCTTTCTACGTTCGTGCTGGGCATAGCTTTCGGGCCCCTGCTTACTGGCCCATTGAGTGAGCATTACGGACGAAGGTTAATCTACCTTGTCTCGTGGTCTATGTTTGTAATTTGGACCATTCCATCAGCTCTTGCGCAAAATATGctcactctcatcatcactcgCTTCTTCAACGGGTTCTTCGGGAGTGCCTTTCTCTCCGTTGCCGGTGGCACGGTTGGGGATATCTTCTCAAGGGACCAATTGCAAAGACCAATGGTCTTAGTGTCATTGGCGCCCTTCATAGGTCCCTCAATTGGTCCTCTGCTGGGTGGATTTATCAACTCGTATCTTCATTGGAGATGGACCTACTACCTCATCCTTGTATGGGCTACTATATTGCTCATTGGTGTTGCTTTCGTTCCAGAGACATTTCATCCCATTGTCTTGAGGATCAAGGCTCGAAAGCTTAGAAGCGAAACAGGTGACGATCGCTATTGGGTATCGTGCGGGCAAATGAACAAGACGAGGTGGAAAACCGTTGCACTTACGCTGATGCGTCCGTTTCAACTATTTTTTCTCGAACCAATGTGCTTGTGTTTGAATCTTTACTCGGCCACCTTGTTGGGAATTCTATATCTCTTCTTTGGAACTCTGCCTCAGATATTTCGGACAAACCATGGCATGAATCTCTGGCAAAGTGGCCTTACCTTCCTCGGTATTATTGCTGGCATGATTGTCGCAGCAGCGACCAACCCGGTCTGGATCCGCATTCGGTTCTGGCTGCTGGACAAGCACAAAGGAACGCGGGCATACGGACACAGTCATCCTGAATATCAATTACCACCCGCCATTGCCGGTGGCGCCTTGATACCCATAGGTCTTTTTTGGTTTGCATGGACTACGCAAGGAAATGTCCATTGGCTAGTACCAGTTATGGGTTCCTCGCTATTTGGTTGTGG CGTTATATTAGTCTTCAACGGGATATTTACATTTCTG GTAGAGGCGTATAGCAATTATGCTGCTTCAGCGCTTGCATCGAATAGTTTTGCAAGAGCCTCTATCGCAG CTGCATTCCCTCTGATACAGCTCCCGATGTATGACAAATTAGGCTATCATTGGGGTACGAGTGTGCTGGCGTTCATGACAGTTGCCATGATGCCTTTTCCCTGGCTTTTCTTCAAGTACGGTAAGAGTCTACGAAGGAAAAGTCGGTTTGCATCATGA
- a CDS encoding pyridoxal phosphate-dependent transferase encodes MGAVEDAASIATTAAEYQLSTRGAQGLLYRDVWGPREKSMGNPWSPTNPEGTIILRLAENSLMHDEVGRFIKQQVNVLPVNHLTYSTGPRGSHRLRRAAASFWTDEFNPREPIGVDNIFITPGLASAIDALIWAICDEGDAILIPLPLYNGFNVDVFNRSNVRVIGVSYTGVKGYSTLDDLFDPEVNRRAIEIALHKARLDGSRARALLVSHPHNPLGRCYPPETLEVFASICGEHGLHLISDEIYAKSVFPNPAIPDAVPFVSTLSLDLDGVIDKTRHHVLYGASKDFCANGLRLGFVCTQNQGIMGALSSISIFSWSPHIIQDMWAAMLKDRQWLRTFMERKLGLMVENHKIATSFFRRHGIRFYDSNAGLFIWIDLRHLLIPQRSPREVDMNSSSVSSSYIETYKEQEIKIVDKCQKNGVMVAAGHVYMAEEYGWFRLTFTVGKDALKEGLDRLWRSLQEVKNREESI; translated from the exons ATGGGCGCGGTCGAAGATGCTGCCTCCATAGCAACAACTGCGGCAGAGTACCAGTTATCCACAAGAGGCGCTCAAGGGCTGCTTTATCGTGACGTCTGGGGTCCACGGGAAAAGTCCATGGGAAATCCATGGTCACCTACCAATCCCGAAGGGAC TATTATCCTTCGCTTGGCAGAGAACAGCTTAATGCATGATGAGGTTGGAAGATTTATCAAGCAACAG GTCAATGTTCTTCCAGTCAATCACTTGACTTACAGCACTGGTCCTCGAGGATCccatcgtcttcgtcgcGCAGCAGCCTCTTTTTGGACGGACGAATTTAACCCTCGCGAACCGATTGGGGTCGATAATATCTTCATCACTCCGGGTCTAGCTAGTGCGATTGATGCGTTGATCTGGGCAATTTGTGACGAAGGGGACGCCATCCTGATTCCACTACCACTTTACAATGGGTTCAACGTTGATGTCTTCAATCGCAGCAATGTTCGAGTTATTGGAGTATCGTATACGGGAGTCAAGGGCTACTCAACCCTTGACGATCTGTTCGACCCTGAGGTGAATAGGCGGGCAATAGAAATTGCTCTTCACAAAGCGAGACTTGATGGTAGCCGGGCTCGGGCCCTCTTGGTATCTCA CCCTCACAACCCTCTAGGTAGATGCTAT CCACCTGAGACTTTGGAAGTATTTGCCTCAATATGCGGCGAACACGGGTTGCATCTGATTTCCGATGAGATTTACGCAAAATCAGTTTTCCCCAACCCCGCCATTCCCGACGCTGTGCCCTTCGTGTCCACGTTATcgcttgatcttgatggtGTCATCGACAAAACCCGACACCACGTGCTTTATGGTGCAAGTAAGGATTTCTGCGCCAATGGCTTGCGTCTAGGCTTTGTATGTACTCAGAACCAAGGAATAATGGGCGCACTCTCAAGTATCAG CATATTTTCATGGTCGCCACATATTATTCAAGACATGTGGGCTGCTATGCTCAAGGATCGACAATGGCTCCGAACGTTCATGGAAAGGAAACTGGGTCTCATGGTTGAGAATCATAAGATCGCAACATCCTTTTTTCGCCGTCATGGCATTCGGTTCTATGACTC AAATGCCGGACTTTTTATCTGGATAGATCTGCGTCATTTGCTTATACCTCAAAGGTCGCCACGGGAAGTTGACATGAACTCATCGAGTGTGAGTTCATCTTACATAGAAACATATAAAGAACAGGAAATCAAGATCGTGGATAAATGTCAGAAAAATGGTGTTATGGTTGCGGCAGGGCATGTGTACATGGCAGAAGAGTATGGCTGGTTTAGACTCACTTTTACCGTGGGCAAGGATGCACTAAAAGAGGGTTTAGATCGCTTATGGAGGTCATTACAGGAGGTCAAAAATCGAGAGGAGTCAATTTAA
- a CDS encoding pyridoxal phosphate-dependent transferase produces MVDLFDFDKQQARLLRRNQPNDHITPTLPPLECLRAAETSLPDEALSDYLSGSSQKSVLEHVTKDIVPALSGQALSSRYYGFVTGGTLPIAEWADNVVSRLDQNVQVHLPDQTISTTVEDSALRMLISLLRLGNAEDWTGRTFTTGATASNILGLACGREAVLANKLQEASVGDLGLLAACFQAGVKDIQLLTSAGHSSLSKAASVVGLGRASVKSLRRSRDEPWRLDLDALEESLQQTGTLSIIVLSAGEVNTGRYSVSGIEEMKRVRELADRFGSWIHVDGAFGIFARAMGSEREYDLIKSRIEGVELADSITVDGHKILNVPYDCGMFFTKSASTLHSVFVNLNAAYLASTSGAKIPSPLNIGLENSRRFRALPVYAVLLSEGRPGFATLLSNMVQLSRRVAQFIQESEHYELLPDADASLEEIFMIVLFRAKNKTINETLVDMINSSRQIYVSGTVWKGTKAVRIAVSHWKVDVSKDFEVITSVLNGVIN; encoded by the exons ATGGTTGACCTATTCGATTTTGACAAACAGCAAGCACGGCTGTTGCGCCGTAATCAGCCAAACGACCATATCACGCCAACACTCCCTCCTTTGGAATGCCTTCGAGCAGCCGAAACTAGCCTTCCAGATGAGGCTCTATCGGATTATTTATCTGGGTCGTCGCAAAAATCTGTCCTAGAGCATGTAACAAAGGACATAGTCCCAGCTCTGAGTGGCCAGGCTCTGTCGTCTCGTTATTATGGTTTCGTTACAGGTGGGACACTACCTATAGCCGAATGGGCAGACAATGTCGTGTCTCGCTTGGATCAGAATGTTCAGGTACACTTACCTGACCAAACAATATCCACAACAGTTGAAGATTCCGCTCTACGGATGCTGATATCTTTGTTGAGACTCGGGAATGCCGAAGACTGGACAGGAAGGACGTTTACTACTGGGGCGACCGCTAGCAACATTCTCGGCTTGGCATGCGGAAGAGAAGCAGTTCTGGCAAACAAGTTACAGGAAGCCAGTGTTGGAGATCTGGGCCTCTTGGCAGCGTGCTTCCAAGCAGGCGTCAAAGACATTCAGTTGTTGACAAGTGCTGGGCACAGTTCTCTGAGCAAAGCTGCCAGTGTGGTTGGACTGGGGCGAGCTTCCGTCAAATCACTGAGGCGTAGCAGAGATGAGCCCTGGAGACTAGACCTCGACGCCTTGGAAGAGAGCCTGCAGCAAACAGgcaccctcagcatcattGTGTTGAGTGCTGGAGAAGTGAATACTGGTCGCTATAGTGTAAGTGGAAtcgaggagatgaagagagtgAGAGAGCTGGCCGACCGTTTCGGATCGTGGATTCATGTCGATGGCG CGTTTGGTATCTTCGCTCGCGCGATGGGATCTGAAAGGGAATATGATCTCATTAAAAGCAGGATTGAAGGTGTTGAACTGGCCGACAGTATCACAGTTGATGGCCACAAGATTCTGAATGTA CCATACGACTGTGGAATGTTCTTTACCAAGTCTGCTTCTACTTTACATTCGGTCTTTGTCAACCTAAACGCCGCATACCTAGCGTCTACATCTGGAGCTAAAATTCCATCACCTCTGAACATTGGCCTGGAAAATTCTCGACGATTCCGTGCCTTGCCGGTTTATGCAGTTCTTCTTAGTGAAGGGAGACCTGGATTTGCCACCCTGCTCTCCAATATGGTCCAACTCTCGCGCCGAGTCGCCCAGTTTATTCAAGAATCTGAACACTATGAGCTGCTTCCTGATGCAGATGCCTCTCTAGAAGAGATTTTCATGATTGTCTTATTCCGAGCTAAGAACAAGACAATCAATGAGACTCTTGTTGATATGATCAATAGTTCTAGACAGATTTATGTGAGCGGGACGGTTTGGAAGGGTACAAAAGCGGTGAGAATAGCAGTGTCGCATTGGAAAGTTGATGTATCCAAGGATTTTGAAGTGATTACCTCCGTTTTGAACGGAGTGATCAATTAG